ACGCGCGAAGTTACCGGTGATCGTAGTCGACAATTGTGACAAACGCACATTGGACCATCAGCTCCTCATGTTCGAAGTAGCCCAGTGGACTCAGCGCGAGTTCCGAGCACTCGTAATCCTGCCGTTGCGCGAAGAGACCTACGACAACTATCGCGACAAGCCACCTTTAGACACTGCGCTGAAAGACCTTGTTTTTAGGATCGAGCCGCCATCGTTTCAGCACGTCTTGATTTCGCGTGTCCAGATGGCGCTGAACGATTTGAAGAAGAGAGGTTCGACCACGTTTCACTACGACCTGCCCAATGGCTTTCGTGTTGAATATCCCCAGAGCGATAAAGCGTACTATCTGACGACCATTGTTCAAGCGATCTTTGAACACGATCATCATCTGCGACGACTCATACTTGGACTCTCAGGGCGCAACATTCGTAGAGCGTTGGAGATGTTTTTAGAAATCTGCACGAGCGGGCACATCACTGAAGACGTGATCTTCCGTATCAGACAGGCGGAAGGAAAGCTCGCTCTGCCCTTACGCTTCGTAGAGCGTGTGCTTCTCAGGATGAACAGACGCTTCTATGACAGCGACAAGTCGTACATCAAGAATCTACTTGCCGCAGACGCCAAGGACGCAAACCCTAGCCACTTCACGCGGCTCTTGATTCTTCGATGGCTCTTCAGTCGGTTCAATCAGCAGGACGCGGCAGGTCTCAAAGGCTACTTCTCCGTAAAGAGTCTTATCGATGAACTCGCGTTGTTTGGGATAGAGCCCTCGATACTGCGTCGTGAGGTAGGGTATCTGACGAGGGCGCATTGCATCACGACTGAAGATTTCAATGATGAAGTAACGTCTGACGAAGTGCTAATACGCCTAGCGCCCGCAGGCTTCGTTCATCTTGATCTCATGTCGAGCGTGACGTACCTCGCCTCGGTCGCTGAAGACACGTACTTTTACGACGAGCAGTCAGCGCAGAAGGTCGCCGACAATATCCGAAACTTGCAGACACACTACGACTCCGACATCGCAGTTTCCAACGCTAGGGCTGTGACGGACTTTCTGCAAGGCGAGAGGGCAAAGGCTTTGACTGCTGTCGGCGCAGTGGTCGACTCTACAAGCTATGAGAAGCTATCTGATCTATCCATGTCCATCAACGGCATAAATGGACTAGAACGCGCCCTTACCACGCGCCCGTGGACTGCTGCGGCTGTGCGCTATAAGCCTAAGGGTCAATTCGTCGGCAGAGTAGTAAACGCGAAAAACTTCGGTGTTTTTGTGGAGTTGGAGCCAGGTATATCAGGCCTGATACCTGCACAGCGTTTACCACTAGGGTTTATCAGGATGGAGCAATTCATCCCGAATGAACGTCTAATAGTGGAGATTCAAAGCCTCAATCCTATAAAAAGGCGAATTGATTTGAGCTACGTTGGAGAGGTTCCTGAAGAGCAGACAGTCGATGATGACCAGATGGACCTCGCTTTGCCAATTGACGAGTCCGACGCGTTGTCGTCAGATGACGGCGGCGAATAGCATTGCATCCGCCGTCATCTGTCGGTTGCGCTCGATCTTTTGTGCAGGCCATGCGTATCGTGTACTGGTTTAGTCCAGCTTTATCTTGAGCTTGCTCGCCCAGGAGCGGTCCTCATCAGAGATAGCCATAGTCTCAGCGACCGCAGCAGATATTCGTTTTTCTTGTTCCGCTTCCCACCTCGCCTCATACTCCCGCGCTCGCTTCTCGCTTCGCTTATCTGCATCTCGCTCACGCTTCTCTCGCAGAGGGCGAATCTGCTCTAGTTTTTCCTCATGCGTAAGGTCGAAGCGAGCAGCAACACTTCCCTCTTTTATGGTTAGCCGCTCAACTTCATACAGCGATGAATTGCACCCGCCGAACAACTCACTAGCAGCTTGCATTGCTTCGTCTAACAGAGGTCGCAGTTCGCTCCGTCCATATCTCTCGACCATCTCTTTAGAATCGCTGGGAGCAGACTCCCCGATGGGCATGGACTGAATAAAATACACCACCGCATAATCTCCCCACTCCATTCTCTTCTGCTGACTCCTTCCCATACTTCCCTCCTTGTGAAATCCGTTTTATAGATATTGCTTCAACTTCTTGAGCATTTCGCGGGCGTTTTTTTTCCCCTCTACGCTCTTTACCTCGTTTAGCTGCTCTCGCCAGTGCTCGTAAGCATCAGCGACCGCATCAAACTGCCCCAGATACGCTATGACCTTCTGGCGTACCTTACCCTCCTCCCTGAAGTTCTCAACGAGGTAGTGATAGACAGTTCCCTTGATTAGCTTCTTTCTGATGAACGTCATCTTTGGTTAGGCACTACACGAAAACATTAGCACAGGTTAGGCACTACACGGCAAATAATTCCGGGTCCTCTTTCTGTCCGCATTACGATAGAAATGCGTACATCATTGAAAACACTTGATTTATGGACGCCGACATGCTAATCTAGCTTTCAGTCGGGCAAGTATCAGCCTTTCCCTTGGAACCCCATCCTGCCCGACTCTTGAATGTTGCCCGAAGTAGAGGGGCGTATTCCGACGTACACAGTACGCCGACTAATTGCCGCATATATGCGGAGGGTGGAGTTCCAAACATATGACAATCGATTTGCATGGATATTACCCAGCGGACATCGTGGACTCAGATGTCCTCTCTAACATCATCCAGCAAGCTAGCTTGGGAAATGGGACAGTACGGACTCTGTCTGATTCATGGGCATGGACGGAACAGAGGGCTGTCTCCCGGCTTCGTCAACACCAATACCGGATACTTCGGCCTGGAAATACGCAGGGCACTTCGGCACGATAAGGAACTGCGTAAATGGATGATGCCTACAACCCTAGATTGCTCCGACATGGGCTTGACCTGCATACGTCTCAAGCCCAACCACGCACCTTCAAGACAAGACTTTACCCAAGAACTTCGGGAAGTCCTCTCAAACGCGATTGTGACTGTTGGAGATTCATACGTGCAACATGAGGGGGCTAGATTCCATGAGCGATAAGGTTCTGACAACTCAAGCCATCGATGAACTCAAAGCTATGTCTCCCGAAGAGCTGCTTGCCTTTATACAGTCACTAAAGGGCAGCCAGGCCGTATCCCTCCCTTCTCTGCTTCATCACGCAACGAATGACACAGTGTTTCATAATTACTCATTACCCAAGCTAAACAGGCGAATACCACACACATACGTCAGATTGAGCAATAAAAAGCCCCCGCCGAAGCAGGGGCAGATGAAAGTGAGATGCAGGGGTGGTCAGCGTCGCTTCGCTGTTGCTAGCTCTCCACCAGCGTCAAGGATGTTCTTTACTCCTGCGTGTGAGACAGTGAAGCCGTCATCAGCAAGCGCAGCAGAGATCGCCCGTAGAGACTCACCCTTTATGTGTAATGCCTTCATGCGTCGGATAGCAGCTTGTTGGGCGTCATCCTTCACTAGCTCTCCATCATCACCAAGCGCCCAGCCGAAGGGTACTGTCCCACCCAGGTAGCGGTTGCGTTTCTTCTGGTCTGCCTTCACATCGCGGATGCGTTCACGGATACGGTCACGCTCGGCCTCAGCAACAGCACTCAAGATTGTGAAGACGAGCTTGCTGATGCCGTTACCGGTCACATCACCACCCAAGTCGATCATGTGAAGTGAGACACCGGCATCCTTCAGCTTCGCGAGTACATCCAGCGCGTCCAGTGCCGACCGGAACATGCGGTCCAATTTCGGCGTGATAACCACGTCGCCGGGCTTCAGAATGCTGAGCAGCTTTGCTCCCTGGGGACGCGCTTGCATGAGCGTAGAGCCTGAGACACCACGTTCTACGAACATCTTGTCCACCTGCATTCCTTGCATCATGGCATAGCCTTCCAAACGGCGTTGCTGCGCCCCTAAGCTCTCTCCCTCTTCAGCCATCCGTACCGTCGAAACTCTGGTGTACCCATAGACCGCCATCGCACAGTCCCTCCGTAAAGCTGTAAACCTGCATTGATAGTAGGGTGCCTTTTGGGAGTTGTCAAGCTGCTTTAGCAGGTTTACGAAAAATAGATAGGGACTGTCGAATTTATTCCCGGTAAGCTGGCTGCCTCACGTCTTCTGAGCATCGTTTCGCCAGTGCGGGGGATGGTCATTACCGAGCGCTGAGACGGTGCGTCCTCGATTCGACGGGTCCCCTTCTAGGAGTCCCTAAGGAATCTCTTGTCTGGCACGTGGGCCGGGAGCGCCCCGTAACCCACTGGTCCACAACGCCGCACAGCGTGGCCTGATCGAATCGAACCCAACCGTGTCAAAGGGGACCCAGGAGTCCCGTCTGAGTCCCAGGCTATACACGCTGCAATGGTGCCAGAAGACACTCTCGGTCCCGATACGTGCCGGTTATGTGTACATAGCTAGGGCCACAAATATATGGGTTTTCGAGCCGTCTCGACCTCTAAGTAATGGGAGGTAAATAAGAATGCCAGCAAGACTAAACCGAAGACGATACCGCGAGATCGTATCCGCACTGAAGGAGATCATCTCCGATAAGAAAACACCGCAGCAAAGACGGCTACGCGCCACTGAAACGTTGTTGGGGGTCTACGACCGCCACGACCGTCAGGAAGAGCGTAAGGCACAGCGACGGGCCACAGAGACAACGGACGCACCGACACCGACCAACACGCCGTCGGAGGCCCACGAGACTGCCGAAGAAGCCGCAGCGAGGTTCTTGGCAAGCATGAAGCAGAAGGGACCAACGCCAGCCAAATGAGTAATGAACAGATCGAAGGACTGAGAGCGATCATCGCCAATACCAGCCTTACGGAGAAAGAACGTAGCAATGCTGCGGCGCACGCTGTACAACTTCAACTATCCGCAGTGGAGGCCCAGGGCGTTGCAGACGATGACGATGAGGTTGCAGAGCTAATGAGTCCTAAGGATGGCCTTTTTGGCACATGCTGGCCTTTCTACGTCGAGAGAATCACGGGCCGCCGAGCAGATCGCTTCACATTGCACGAGGCCAAAAAGATCGTGCTCCGTAGGAAGCTACTAAGAGTGCTGCTTACAATCGTCGTGGATGAATCCAACGAGGAGCTTGAGCGACTGGCCGCCTGCCAAGAGGTATTTGATACGCATTTGGACCCGCGCCATGCCTTCAAGATCAACGCCCACAACGCTCCACGATTACTGGCAGCGGTTCTACCGGCAACGGCGCTGAAGTGGATGGACAAGGGTAAGGTGCCAGTCGAGCGCCCACCGAAGACTCTGGCGGATGTCTGGTAACGAACTGTAGAGAGTTCGCTCATTCCTCGCAGAGAGGGCCTTGACACGCATGGGATACTGTAAGTGTAGAGAAACTTCTCTGCCGGTACAGTGACAGCCCACCTTCTTGGTGGGCATTTTGTTTCACACAGTTTCCCGCACGTTGGACTTGTCCCGCGAGTAAACGGATAGGTGTAACTCTGCTACGCCCGCCCTCCCCCTCAAGCATTAGGGAAACGGGAAACAGGGAAATAGAAATCCTCTAAGAGAAAGAATATAGGGTTTTTTCTTTATATCTTTCCCTGTTTCCCTGTTTCCCATTGCTTGTGGGGGATGTGTCTTTGGGAAATATGCCCTTGAGGCAGAAAAACACTAAATGTGTGAATCATCCCCGTGTCAAAGCACACGGGCGGGAAACGAGCGTACCCGCTACGCCGTTATCCACGGTGTACGACCAGTAGTACCTAGTAGCAAACCCCAACAGGAGAATAATGTCAGATCACACCCCCGACGCTGCGTCGCCAGCGCCCTTCCAGCTTCAAATCATTTCCCCTTTCAGTACGTTTCAAGATGATGGTTCCGCCGCTCCGACAGAGTTCATCGTTGATGGACTCCTCACCGCAGGCGGGCTGTCAGTCATCGGTGCCAAGCCCAAGGTTGGGAAGTCATCGTTGTCGCGGCACCTTGCAGTATGTGTCGCATCCGGCACGCCGTTTCTAGGGCGGGACACCACGCAGGGCGAAGTGATGCTCATTTCGTTAGAGGACCCAAGATCGCACGTCGATAACTGCCTGGGCGCTCTCGGCTATAACCCTCGTGAGCACTCGTCCATTCATATCGTCGAGCGTGTTTCACATGATCGGCAGGAAACGGTTCAGGCTATTCGCGCTGAATTGATAAAGAGGCCCGATGTGAAGCTCGTCATCGTGGACCACCTCGCTCCGTTCCTGAACATCGTTGATCTAAGCGAGTACATGCCTACGCTTCGAGGTATCACCCTTCTCCGCGATCTCGCCAGAGACTTTCCGAAGGTTCATATCCTTTGCTTGGCGCACGCAAAGAAGGTGCGATGCGATGATCCCTTCGACACGATTCTAGGCTCAACCGCGTTGAGGGGTGCGCCCGACACTAACATCGTGTTGATGAACGAGCGAGGCCATCGTGTGATCGTCAGTGAGACAAGGGTAGGGCGTGCCATTCCCGCCACGATTCTGGATACGCGAATGGTGGTTAGCGCCGGTAGCGATGTAGCTCAGGGCTATTCATTAGGCGCTGGCTTCGATCAATGGAACACAGATCGCAATGACCGAGCCGAAAAGAAGCAAGCCAACGTCTACACACGTCGAGTAGTCGATTACCTCGTCGACTGTGACAAGAGGACAGCATCCCATCGTGATGTCGTGAAGCATGTGACAGGGAAAACGGAACGCATCGTTGAGGCAATCAATTCTCTCGAAGCTGAGGAGATCGTTACTGCTTCAGGGACACCTCGGCAACTTCGGCTCAATCTTGACGAAGATGCGCTGAAGCTATTTCGGCTTGGGAAGTAGAAAGATGACAAATCACATAACCAATATGGTCGATGAGCTGAACTCAGCATGGAGTCTGCTGTTCCCCGCCGTGCCCCCACCTCAACCGCATCAATGGGCGCTCTGGGTAACACTCCACGGACAGACCATCGTTCGACAGAGCATTGCGAAGGTAGCACTGAGATACAGGCGATCAAATGATCTTCAGACTCCCGAAAGCCTCTACAAATTTACCTCGGCTTTGATGGGGAAACTGAGTCGAGAGAACAAGAACCCCAACAGAAAGGACACGAAATGAACAATGAAACACCATCACCAAACCAAGCTGTAGCGATGATCGAAGCCGCAGATGCAGCAACCCCAAGCCATTTCCGCGACCTCGCGGAGGAGATGCTTCGTACTGGCGAAATCACTCCAAATAGCACCTTCGCTGATGCCAATGGTGCTCTTGAGAAGCGGTATCCGCAGCAGCAGTAATGGCTTCAAGGGGCGGGTCCAACGCTCCCTTTCACAATTCAAATTACGGAGTCATGGCAGACAATTTCAACACAGCGGAATCTTCTTCCGCATCAGACCGTCAACCGGCGGTCGAGCAATTATTCATTCGTAATTACGACTTCATACAGGAACTCGCTCAGAGCGATCCACGGATAAATTCTGATGAAGTTGAGCAAATCACATCCGGTATCGCGAAACACCTCTCCGATTACACAGGCCATCTCACCGATACCGCTTTCCGAGCATGGACAACCGAGATCATCCTGCCCATCGTTGGTTTCTACGCAATCAAGCATGTAGCCCGTCCCTTTGTGCTTGATGCCATCTGGAAAGGCTTAGGCCATTCAGCAGAGCCTTCAAAGTACGACGATTATCCAGAAACGGTTCGCGAGCTGGAGCAGGAAGTTTGGCTCTGGGTGTTCCTCAACGTGGAGAAGCTACAGAAGCGCGGCACTGCAAAGATCACGACAAGGCTATATAGACGAGCGGCGATCATGACGAAGAATTGGATGAAGCGCCAGAAGACGCGCCGATTCGCCGTGATACGTCGTGTGTACGATCTTCCAAAGAAGTCACAATTCCTTGCCGAGCGAAAGGCTGCCGAACTCGACCGTGAGAGCGAGCAGGCGAAACGTGAGGAAGACGAGAGAAAAGAAATTATCGAAGAGATGAAAAAACTTGAGCTGATGGCCTGATTCGGCCTCTAAATAAGCGTCATAAAAATTGCTGCCGATGGGACACAAGAGCGGGCACACCCGCCGTCCCTGGTGTGGCCTGATAATCCGTCCCTCAACGTTTCAGGACAAATCACCGCGTAACCTATACGCCCAAGCGTTAGCGGACGGGCAGCACCAAAAACTCCATAGATTGCATTCCCAAGAATCTGACCGCACGACGGCCGCAGCGGTGCGTCGATGATGTTCCCTGGGCTGTCGCTGTACCAAATTCAAAAGAGGAGTAGTGAATAGTTCAACAATCGCGCCGGTAAACGCAGACCGGCAAACATTCAGCAGCGCAGCAGAGCGCTGGCAAGAGCAACGAAGGTTGGTTGGCCTTGTTGTCGCTGCGTACCGGGCAGTGAAGGACTTGCCTATCATCTCCGCACTAAACCCCGATCCCGAT
This region of Acidobacteriota bacterium genomic DNA includes:
- a CDS encoding S1 RNA-binding domain-containing protein; amino-acid sequence: MTFELPDFFTLVNESDVEQKLVYPLLVADPPFGFGIPANEILTKLNIKRLTIGKGSDKKSYFPDYLLLIGGIPLAVIEAKAPGEDVDNAFREARLYAAEVNAIFRSGANPLMKVLATNGERWLAGSWDHDKPAIDMSFAELSPSSVKMGQLHELLDNTSLSRDYAKVSAAVKPSHMYKPRRMIGGLAIQEEEIGHNTFGATISAEFANIFNPASIEDRIRIAKEGYIASRRRQRYVDPIDKVIRASRPPSEQASKPFEDTSDPRELLKEFKEDKRKQLEHQVLLIVGGVGVGKTTFIDHLQYSALPKEVIDSTVWIRVNMNNAPISADEIYNWFRLQIVLGCRDAYPKIDFDELDTIKALFSVEVHKFEKGVGALHKHDQNLYNLKLADRLTELLDDLHQQAVAYTRYCATERAKLPVIVVDNCDKRTLDHQLLMFEVAQWTQREFRALVILPLREETYDNYRDKPPLDTALKDLVFRIEPPSFQHVLISRVQMALNDLKKRGSTTFHYDLPNGFRVEYPQSDKAYYLTTIVQAIFEHDHHLRRLILGLSGRNIRRALEMFLEICTSGHITEDVIFRIRQAEGKLALPLRFVERVLLRMNRRFYDSDKSYIKNLLAADAKDANPSHFTRLLILRWLFSRFNQQDAAGLKGYFSVKSLIDELALFGIEPSILRREVGYLTRAHCITTEDFNDEVTSDEVLIRLAPAGFVHLDLMSSVTYLASVAEDTYFYDEQSAQKVADNIRNLQTHYDSDIAVSNARAVTDFLQGERAKALTAVGAVVDSTSYEKLSDLSMSINGINGLERALTTRPWTAAAVRYKPKGQFVGRVVNAKNFGVFVELEPGISGLIPAQRLPLGFIRMEQFIPNERLIVEIQSLNPIKRRIDLSYVGEVPEEQTVDDDQMDLALPIDESDALSSDDGGE
- a CDS encoding recombinase family protein, with protein sequence MAVYGYTRVSTVRMAEEGESLGAQQRRLEGYAMMQGMQVDKMFVERGVSGSTLMQARPQGAKLLSILKPGDVVITPKLDRMFRSALDALDVLAKLKDAGVSLHMIDLGGDVTGNGISKLVFTILSAVAEAERDRIRERIRDVKADQKKRNRYLGGTVPFGWALGDDGELVKDDAQQAAIRRMKALHIKGESLRAISAALADDGFTVSHAGVKNILDAGGELATAKRR
- a CDS encoding AAA family ATPase; this encodes MSDHTPDAASPAPFQLQIISPFSTFQDDGSAAPTEFIVDGLLTAGGLSVIGAKPKVGKSSLSRHLAVCVASGTPFLGRDTTQGEVMLISLEDPRSHVDNCLGALGYNPREHSSIHIVERVSHDRQETVQAIRAELIKRPDVKLVIVDHLAPFLNIVDLSEYMPTLRGITLLRDLARDFPKVHILCLAHAKKVRCDDPFDTILGSTALRGAPDTNIVLMNERGHRVIVSETRVGRAIPATILDTRMVVSAGSDVAQGYSLGAGFDQWNTDRNDRAEKKQANVYTRRVVDYLVDCDKRTASHRDVVKHVTGKTERIVEAINSLEAEEIVTASGTPRQLRLNLDEDALKLFRLGK